A single region of the Anopheles funestus chromosome X, idAnoFuneDA-416_04, whole genome shotgun sequence genome encodes:
- the LOC125774869 gene encoding solute carrier family 41 member 1 isoform X2 has translation MKPKDTLNPEMAEPVVRPNTHQDSVIAFDTMDVMLLDSQSSGPVGSRIGSQRSSFSSAGTVIAPQSLAAIPLDTGHAFRDDLGHGLQSDTRGATEFYRVDDDSYRPFTIYGGSGDGKGKIATLPASTTGSLSSIITTSIASSEPDRGDHRSGGGGGTGCSGSLADEVSEGGPLEQKCAVGGGGIAGANGAGTDDVSAGDGGAGRDHGAGIRQEKWWYMTLQIAIPFFIAGVGTIGAGIILGHVEGSTPLDVDLGLITLRYSNWKVFVHVSELFILVPSLLGLKGNLDMCLASRLSTQANLGNMSGRREIFHMILGNIALVQVQATVASFIVSMFAVAVGAIINGTIIFDHVMLLTASAMFTATSSCFVLDFVLVAVILVSSRTTMNPDNLATPLAASIGDVVSISLLAGMATLLFENIDTHLWVTFVMVAVYVFLLPFWMLLVYRNKYTRSVLSTGWVPVLSALFISGMGGLVLDKAVGIFNGFVVFQPIINGIGGNLVSVQASKISTMLHQSSIIGIIPPHAKIFELPWRALFRGVPYARTARILIAMSIPGQVLFIFVADYIHMSSSTIGVPFVLSYLFVSTLQVMLLLYIAHVIIHLMWKWKIDPDNSAIPYLTALGDLFGSSFLMLAFLFLRSIGHPYGESPSETVDGFGLLSTPEMTTISGGTTVA, from the exons ATGAAGCCAAAGGATACATTAAATCCGGAAATGGCCGAACCCGTTGTAAGGCCAAACACACATCAAGACAGTGTCATCGCGTTTGATACGATGGATGTAATGTTGCTGGACAGTCAAAGTTCCGGCCCGGTCGGTTCGCGCATCGGTAGTCAACGGTCGAGCTTTTCCAGTGCGGGAACCGTAATTGCACCCCAGTCGCTCGCGGCTATTCCACTCGATACCGGGCACGCTTTTCGGGACGATCTCGGGCATGGGCTGCAAAGTGATACGCGCGGTGCCACAGAATTCTACCGCGTCGACGACGATAGCTATAGACCGTTTACGATTTACGGTGGAAGCG GTGATGGCAAGGGTAAAATCGCCACCCTACCCGCATCCACGACGGGGTCGCTGAGCTCGATAATAACGACATCGATTGCATCTTCCGAGCCGGACCGGGGCGATCACCGTagtggcggtggtggcggtaCCGGCTGCTCCGGAAGTCTGGCCGATGAAGTCAGTGAAGGTGGACCTCTTGAGCAGAAGTGCGCTGTGGGAGGCGGCGGCATTGCGGGAGCAAATGGTGCCGGTACGGACGATGTATCGGCTGGGGATGGTGGAGCAGGTCGAGACCATGGAGCCGGCATACGACAGGAGAAGTGGTGGTATATGACACTTCAAATCGCCATACCGTTCTTCATTGCCGGTGTAGGCACCATCGGGGCAGGAATCATCCTAGGTCATGTCGAG GGAAGCACTCCGTTGGATGTAGATTTGGGATTGATCACACTAAGATATTCG AACTGGAAAGTATTCGTTCATGTCTCGGAACTATTCATTCTGGTACCGTCGTTGCTAGGCCTGAAGGGTAACCTGGACATGTGTCTGGCATCACGGCTCTCAACACAGGCGAACCTGGGCAACATGTCCGGAAGGCGTGAGATCTTTCACATGATCCTCGGCAACATAGCGCTAGTGCAGGTGCAGGCAACGGTAGCTTCATTCATCGTGTCCATGTTTGCTGTCGCCGTCGGTGCAATCATTAATGGGACTATCATCTTCGATCACGTCATGTTGCTGACGGCCTCGGCAATGTTCACTGCCACCAGCTCCTGCTTTGTGCTAG ACTTCGTCCTAGTGGCTGTGATCCTAGTCTCAAGCCGAACAACAATGAACCCCGATAACCTAGCAACACCGCTGGCAGCGTCCATCGGTGATGTGGTTTCCATATCGTTGCTAGCCGGTATGGCTACGCTATTGTTCGAAAATATTG ATACGCACCTGTGGGTTACGTTTGTGATGGTTGCCGTTTATGTATTTTTGCTACCGTTTTGGATGCTCCTCGTTTATCGTAATAAATACACACGATCGGTACTTTCGACGGGATGGGTGCCGGTGCTATCTGCTCTATTCATTAGCGG AATGGGTGGTCTGGTGCTGGACAAAGCCGTCGGTATATTCAACGGGTTTGTTGTGTTCCAGCCAATTATTAACGGCATCGGCGGTAACCTTGTATCGGTACAAGCAAGCAAGATATCTACGATGCTTCATCAAAGTTCCATCATCGGTATTATACCACCGCATGCGAAGATTTTTGAATTGCCTTGGAGAGCTCTGTTCCGTGGAG TTCCGTATGCTAGAACCGCCCGAATACTCATTGCGATGTCAATTCCTGGTCAAGTATTGTTTATCTTTGTAGCAGATTATATCCATATGTCTAGCTCCACCATTGGCGTTCCTTTTGTTCTTTCGTACCTATTCGTCAGCACTCTACAA GTAATGCTGCTGCTTTATATCGCTCATGTGATTATCCACCTGATGTGGAAATGGAAGATAGATCCAGACAACTCGGCCATTCCTTACCTGACTGCACTGGGAGATTTGTTTGGTTCAAGTTTCCTGATGCTGGCCTTCCTATTCCTCCGCTCAATAGGTCACCCGTACGGTGAATCGCCGAGCGAAACTGTCGATGGATTTGGACTATTATCTACACCCGAGATGACAACCATTAGCGGAG GCACAACAGTAGCGTAG
- the LOC125774869 gene encoding solute carrier family 41 member 1 isoform X1: protein MKPKDTLNPEMAEPVVRPNTHQDSVIAFDTMDVMLLDSQSSGPVGSRIGSQRSSFSSAGTVIAPQSLAAIPLDTGHAFRDDLGHGLQSDTRGATEFYRVDDDSYRPFTIYGGSGDGKGKIATLPASTTGSLSSIITTSIASSEPDRGDHRSGGGGGTGCSGSLADEVSEGGPLEQKCAVGGGGIAGANGAGTDDVSAGDGGAGRDHGAGIRQEKWWYMTLQIAIPFFIAGVGTIGAGIILGHVEGSTPLDVDLGLITLRYSNWKVFVHVSELFILVPSLLGLKGNLDMCLASRLSTQANLGNMSGRREIFHMILGNIALVQVQATVASFIVSMFAVAVGAIINGTIIFDHVMLLTASAMFTATSSCFVLDFVLVAVILVSSRTTMNPDNLATPLAASIGDVVSISLLAGMATLLFENIDTHLWVTFVMVAVYVFLLPFWMLLVYRNKYTRSVLSTGWVPVLSALFISGMGGLVLDKAVGIFNGFVVFQPIINGIGGNLVSVQASKISTMLHQSSIIGIIPPHAKIFELPWRALFRGVPYARTARILIAMSIPGQVLFIFVADYIHMSSSTIGVPFVLSYLFVSTLQVMLLLYIAHVIIHLMWKWKIDPDNSAIPYLTALGDLFGSSFLMLAFLFLRSIGHPYGESPSETVDGFGLLSTPEMTTISGGTLTDLIHDGSGI, encoded by the exons ATGAAGCCAAAGGATACATTAAATCCGGAAATGGCCGAACCCGTTGTAAGGCCAAACACACATCAAGACAGTGTCATCGCGTTTGATACGATGGATGTAATGTTGCTGGACAGTCAAAGTTCCGGCCCGGTCGGTTCGCGCATCGGTAGTCAACGGTCGAGCTTTTCCAGTGCGGGAACCGTAATTGCACCCCAGTCGCTCGCGGCTATTCCACTCGATACCGGGCACGCTTTTCGGGACGATCTCGGGCATGGGCTGCAAAGTGATACGCGCGGTGCCACAGAATTCTACCGCGTCGACGACGATAGCTATAGACCGTTTACGATTTACGGTGGAAGCG GTGATGGCAAGGGTAAAATCGCCACCCTACCCGCATCCACGACGGGGTCGCTGAGCTCGATAATAACGACATCGATTGCATCTTCCGAGCCGGACCGGGGCGATCACCGTagtggcggtggtggcggtaCCGGCTGCTCCGGAAGTCTGGCCGATGAAGTCAGTGAAGGTGGACCTCTTGAGCAGAAGTGCGCTGTGGGAGGCGGCGGCATTGCGGGAGCAAATGGTGCCGGTACGGACGATGTATCGGCTGGGGATGGTGGAGCAGGTCGAGACCATGGAGCCGGCATACGACAGGAGAAGTGGTGGTATATGACACTTCAAATCGCCATACCGTTCTTCATTGCCGGTGTAGGCACCATCGGGGCAGGAATCATCCTAGGTCATGTCGAG GGAAGCACTCCGTTGGATGTAGATTTGGGATTGATCACACTAAGATATTCG AACTGGAAAGTATTCGTTCATGTCTCGGAACTATTCATTCTGGTACCGTCGTTGCTAGGCCTGAAGGGTAACCTGGACATGTGTCTGGCATCACGGCTCTCAACACAGGCGAACCTGGGCAACATGTCCGGAAGGCGTGAGATCTTTCACATGATCCTCGGCAACATAGCGCTAGTGCAGGTGCAGGCAACGGTAGCTTCATTCATCGTGTCCATGTTTGCTGTCGCCGTCGGTGCAATCATTAATGGGACTATCATCTTCGATCACGTCATGTTGCTGACGGCCTCGGCAATGTTCACTGCCACCAGCTCCTGCTTTGTGCTAG ACTTCGTCCTAGTGGCTGTGATCCTAGTCTCAAGCCGAACAACAATGAACCCCGATAACCTAGCAACACCGCTGGCAGCGTCCATCGGTGATGTGGTTTCCATATCGTTGCTAGCCGGTATGGCTACGCTATTGTTCGAAAATATTG ATACGCACCTGTGGGTTACGTTTGTGATGGTTGCCGTTTATGTATTTTTGCTACCGTTTTGGATGCTCCTCGTTTATCGTAATAAATACACACGATCGGTACTTTCGACGGGATGGGTGCCGGTGCTATCTGCTCTATTCATTAGCGG AATGGGTGGTCTGGTGCTGGACAAAGCCGTCGGTATATTCAACGGGTTTGTTGTGTTCCAGCCAATTATTAACGGCATCGGCGGTAACCTTGTATCGGTACAAGCAAGCAAGATATCTACGATGCTTCATCAAAGTTCCATCATCGGTATTATACCACCGCATGCGAAGATTTTTGAATTGCCTTGGAGAGCTCTGTTCCGTGGAG TTCCGTATGCTAGAACCGCCCGAATACTCATTGCGATGTCAATTCCTGGTCAAGTATTGTTTATCTTTGTAGCAGATTATATCCATATGTCTAGCTCCACCATTGGCGTTCCTTTTGTTCTTTCGTACCTATTCGTCAGCACTCTACAA GTAATGCTGCTGCTTTATATCGCTCATGTGATTATCCACCTGATGTGGAAATGGAAGATAGATCCAGACAACTCGGCCATTCCTTACCTGACTGCACTGGGAGATTTGTTTGGTTCAAGTTTCCTGATGCTGGCCTTCCTATTCCTCCGCTCAATAGGTCACCCGTACGGTGAATCGCCGAGCGAAACTGTCGATGGATTTGGACTATTATCTACACCCGAGATGACAACCATTAGCGGAGGTACATTGACAGATCTAATACATGATGGTAGTGGCATTTAG
- the LOC125774869 gene encoding solute carrier family 41 member 1 isoform X3 has protein sequence MKPKDTLNPEMAEPVVRPNTHQDSVIAFDTMDVMLLDSQSSGPVGSRIGSQRSSFSSAGTVIAPQSLAAIPLDTGHAFRDDLGHGLQSDTRGATEFYRVDDDSYRPFTIYGGSGDGKGKIATLPASTTGSLSSIITTSIASSEPDRGDHRSGGGGGTGCSGSLADEVSEGGPLEQKCAVGGGGIAGANGAGTDDVSAGDGGAGRDHGAGIRQEKWWYMTLQIAIPFFIAGVGTIGAGIILGHVENWKVFVHVSELFILVPSLLGLKGNLDMCLASRLSTQANLGNMSGRREIFHMILGNIALVQVQATVASFIVSMFAVAVGAIINGTIIFDHVMLLTASAMFTATSSCFVLDFVLVAVILVSSRTTMNPDNLATPLAASIGDVVSISLLAGMATLLFENIDTHLWVTFVMVAVYVFLLPFWMLLVYRNKYTRSVLSTGWVPVLSALFISGMGGLVLDKAVGIFNGFVVFQPIINGIGGNLVSVQASKISTMLHQSSIIGIIPPHAKIFELPWRALFRGVPYARTARILIAMSIPGQVLFIFVADYIHMSSSTIGVPFVLSYLFVSTLQVMLLLYIAHVIIHLMWKWKIDPDNSAIPYLTALGDLFGSSFLMLAFLFLRSIGHPYGESPSETVDGFGLLSTPEMTTISGGTLTDLIHDGSGI, from the exons ATGAAGCCAAAGGATACATTAAATCCGGAAATGGCCGAACCCGTTGTAAGGCCAAACACACATCAAGACAGTGTCATCGCGTTTGATACGATGGATGTAATGTTGCTGGACAGTCAAAGTTCCGGCCCGGTCGGTTCGCGCATCGGTAGTCAACGGTCGAGCTTTTCCAGTGCGGGAACCGTAATTGCACCCCAGTCGCTCGCGGCTATTCCACTCGATACCGGGCACGCTTTTCGGGACGATCTCGGGCATGGGCTGCAAAGTGATACGCGCGGTGCCACAGAATTCTACCGCGTCGACGACGATAGCTATAGACCGTTTACGATTTACGGTGGAAGCG GTGATGGCAAGGGTAAAATCGCCACCCTACCCGCATCCACGACGGGGTCGCTGAGCTCGATAATAACGACATCGATTGCATCTTCCGAGCCGGACCGGGGCGATCACCGTagtggcggtggtggcggtaCCGGCTGCTCCGGAAGTCTGGCCGATGAAGTCAGTGAAGGTGGACCTCTTGAGCAGAAGTGCGCTGTGGGAGGCGGCGGCATTGCGGGAGCAAATGGTGCCGGTACGGACGATGTATCGGCTGGGGATGGTGGAGCAGGTCGAGACCATGGAGCCGGCATACGACAGGAGAAGTGGTGGTATATGACACTTCAAATCGCCATACCGTTCTTCATTGCCGGTGTAGGCACCATCGGGGCAGGAATCATCCTAGGTCATGTCGAG AACTGGAAAGTATTCGTTCATGTCTCGGAACTATTCATTCTGGTACCGTCGTTGCTAGGCCTGAAGGGTAACCTGGACATGTGTCTGGCATCACGGCTCTCAACACAGGCGAACCTGGGCAACATGTCCGGAAGGCGTGAGATCTTTCACATGATCCTCGGCAACATAGCGCTAGTGCAGGTGCAGGCAACGGTAGCTTCATTCATCGTGTCCATGTTTGCTGTCGCCGTCGGTGCAATCATTAATGGGACTATCATCTTCGATCACGTCATGTTGCTGACGGCCTCGGCAATGTTCACTGCCACCAGCTCCTGCTTTGTGCTAG ACTTCGTCCTAGTGGCTGTGATCCTAGTCTCAAGCCGAACAACAATGAACCCCGATAACCTAGCAACACCGCTGGCAGCGTCCATCGGTGATGTGGTTTCCATATCGTTGCTAGCCGGTATGGCTACGCTATTGTTCGAAAATATTG ATACGCACCTGTGGGTTACGTTTGTGATGGTTGCCGTTTATGTATTTTTGCTACCGTTTTGGATGCTCCTCGTTTATCGTAATAAATACACACGATCGGTACTTTCGACGGGATGGGTGCCGGTGCTATCTGCTCTATTCATTAGCGG AATGGGTGGTCTGGTGCTGGACAAAGCCGTCGGTATATTCAACGGGTTTGTTGTGTTCCAGCCAATTATTAACGGCATCGGCGGTAACCTTGTATCGGTACAAGCAAGCAAGATATCTACGATGCTTCATCAAAGTTCCATCATCGGTATTATACCACCGCATGCGAAGATTTTTGAATTGCCTTGGAGAGCTCTGTTCCGTGGAG TTCCGTATGCTAGAACCGCCCGAATACTCATTGCGATGTCAATTCCTGGTCAAGTATTGTTTATCTTTGTAGCAGATTATATCCATATGTCTAGCTCCACCATTGGCGTTCCTTTTGTTCTTTCGTACCTATTCGTCAGCACTCTACAA GTAATGCTGCTGCTTTATATCGCTCATGTGATTATCCACCTGATGTGGAAATGGAAGATAGATCCAGACAACTCGGCCATTCCTTACCTGACTGCACTGGGAGATTTGTTTGGTTCAAGTTTCCTGATGCTGGCCTTCCTATTCCTCCGCTCAATAGGTCACCCGTACGGTGAATCGCCGAGCGAAACTGTCGATGGATTTGGACTATTATCTACACCCGAGATGACAACCATTAGCGGAGGTACATTGACAGATCTAATACATGATGGTAGTGGCATTTAG
- the LOC125774869 gene encoding solute carrier family 41 member 1 isoform X4, which translates to MHRRKRQRSDGKGKIATLPASTTGSLSSIITTSIASSEPDRGDHRSGGGGGTGCSGSLADEVSEGGPLEQKCAVGGGGIAGANGAGTDDVSAGDGGAGRDHGAGIRQEKWWYMTLQIAIPFFIAGVGTIGAGIILGHVEGSTPLDVDLGLITLRYSNWKVFVHVSELFILVPSLLGLKGNLDMCLASRLSTQANLGNMSGRREIFHMILGNIALVQVQATVASFIVSMFAVAVGAIINGTIIFDHVMLLTASAMFTATSSCFVLDFVLVAVILVSSRTTMNPDNLATPLAASIGDVVSISLLAGMATLLFENIDTHLWVTFVMVAVYVFLLPFWMLLVYRNKYTRSVLSTGWVPVLSALFISGMGGLVLDKAVGIFNGFVVFQPIINGIGGNLVSVQASKISTMLHQSSIIGIIPPHAKIFELPWRALFRGVPYARTARILIAMSIPGQVLFIFVADYIHMSSSTIGVPFVLSYLFVSTLQVMLLLYIAHVIIHLMWKWKIDPDNSAIPYLTALGDLFGSSFLMLAFLFLRSIGHPYGESPSETVDGFGLLSTPEMTTISGGTLTDLIHDGSGI; encoded by the exons GTGATGGCAAGGGTAAAATCGCCACCCTACCCGCATCCACGACGGGGTCGCTGAGCTCGATAATAACGACATCGATTGCATCTTCCGAGCCGGACCGGGGCGATCACCGTagtggcggtggtggcggtaCCGGCTGCTCCGGAAGTCTGGCCGATGAAGTCAGTGAAGGTGGACCTCTTGAGCAGAAGTGCGCTGTGGGAGGCGGCGGCATTGCGGGAGCAAATGGTGCCGGTACGGACGATGTATCGGCTGGGGATGGTGGAGCAGGTCGAGACCATGGAGCCGGCATACGACAGGAGAAGTGGTGGTATATGACACTTCAAATCGCCATACCGTTCTTCATTGCCGGTGTAGGCACCATCGGGGCAGGAATCATCCTAGGTCATGTCGAG GGAAGCACTCCGTTGGATGTAGATTTGGGATTGATCACACTAAGATATTCG AACTGGAAAGTATTCGTTCATGTCTCGGAACTATTCATTCTGGTACCGTCGTTGCTAGGCCTGAAGGGTAACCTGGACATGTGTCTGGCATCACGGCTCTCAACACAGGCGAACCTGGGCAACATGTCCGGAAGGCGTGAGATCTTTCACATGATCCTCGGCAACATAGCGCTAGTGCAGGTGCAGGCAACGGTAGCTTCATTCATCGTGTCCATGTTTGCTGTCGCCGTCGGTGCAATCATTAATGGGACTATCATCTTCGATCACGTCATGTTGCTGACGGCCTCGGCAATGTTCACTGCCACCAGCTCCTGCTTTGTGCTAG ACTTCGTCCTAGTGGCTGTGATCCTAGTCTCAAGCCGAACAACAATGAACCCCGATAACCTAGCAACACCGCTGGCAGCGTCCATCGGTGATGTGGTTTCCATATCGTTGCTAGCCGGTATGGCTACGCTATTGTTCGAAAATATTG ATACGCACCTGTGGGTTACGTTTGTGATGGTTGCCGTTTATGTATTTTTGCTACCGTTTTGGATGCTCCTCGTTTATCGTAATAAATACACACGATCGGTACTTTCGACGGGATGGGTGCCGGTGCTATCTGCTCTATTCATTAGCGG AATGGGTGGTCTGGTGCTGGACAAAGCCGTCGGTATATTCAACGGGTTTGTTGTGTTCCAGCCAATTATTAACGGCATCGGCGGTAACCTTGTATCGGTACAAGCAAGCAAGATATCTACGATGCTTCATCAAAGTTCCATCATCGGTATTATACCACCGCATGCGAAGATTTTTGAATTGCCTTGGAGAGCTCTGTTCCGTGGAG TTCCGTATGCTAGAACCGCCCGAATACTCATTGCGATGTCAATTCCTGGTCAAGTATTGTTTATCTTTGTAGCAGATTATATCCATATGTCTAGCTCCACCATTGGCGTTCCTTTTGTTCTTTCGTACCTATTCGTCAGCACTCTACAA GTAATGCTGCTGCTTTATATCGCTCATGTGATTATCCACCTGATGTGGAAATGGAAGATAGATCCAGACAACTCGGCCATTCCTTACCTGACTGCACTGGGAGATTTGTTTGGTTCAAGTTTCCTGATGCTGGCCTTCCTATTCCTCCGCTCAATAGGTCACCCGTACGGTGAATCGCCGAGCGAAACTGTCGATGGATTTGGACTATTATCTACACCCGAGATGACAACCATTAGCGGAGGTACATTGACAGATCTAATACATGATGGTAGTGGCATTTAG